The nucleotide sequence GGCGTTGCCCACGAGTTCGGAGACGAGTAAGACCGCGTCCTCGGTCATCTTGGGGCTCAGCCCCCAGTGCCGCAGGATGACGATCTGGGCGAGTCTGCGCGCGGTGGCGGCGGACTCGGGACGGGACGGCAGCGGAACCTCCGCCTCCGTCGGATTGCCGAAGAGTTCGAGCGCTCTGAGCCCTTGTTCGTCCTCGACCGCGGGCGACCAGCGCGCCGCGGCAGCACGGCTGTGTCCCCGTGGCTGATCGATGCCATCCAGCCCCGCCATGCCCCCATGATGGCCGTCACAGAGGGCCTCCGGGGCCGATCCGGAGGAATACGCCCCCCGTGCGCCCCCGCTCTGCTCCAGTCGATCGGCATATGCCGATGGCAGGTCGAGTCCGGCGACAGCCCGGTCGACCTGCGGCGACGGCTCGGTTCCGGGCAATCGTGCGGCTCCCTCGGCGAGGCAGGCTTAAGGTGCGGTTAAGGCTCCCATAAACCGGCCCGCCGAGAGACCCGAATCAGACGACGCGTCAATTGCAAGGACCACAAGGGTCTTTCTTCCGACCGGCGGGCCCTGGCGCGCCGGTGCTCAGAGGAACTTGGCCTTGCCCGGCCCCTCCTCCACGAAGCTGCGCATGCCCCGCTCGCGGTCCTCGGTGGCGAACAGCCCCGCGAACCAGTTCCGCTCGATCGTCAGCCCGGTGTCGATGTCGGTCTCCAGCCCGGCGTCGACCGACTCCTTCGCGGCGCGCAGCGCGAGCGCCGGCCCCTGGGCGAGCCGGGCGGCCCAGGCGTGCGCCTGCTCGTACACCTCGGCGGCCGGGACGACCCGGTCCACCAGGCCGAGGGCGAGGGCCTCGTCGGCCTTCACCATGCGGCCGGTGAAGATGAGGTTCTTCGCCTTGGAGGGACCGATCAGCCGGGCGAGGCGCTGGGTGCCGCCCGCGCCGGGGATGAGGCCGAGCAGGATCTCGGGCTGGCCCAGCTTGGCGTTGTCGCCGGCGATCCGGTAGTCCGCGCACAGTGCCAGCTCGCAGCCGCCGCCGAGCGCGTACCCGGTGACGGCGGCGACGACGGGCTTGGGGATGCGGGCGACGGCGGTGAAGGCGTCCTGGAGGGCGCGGGCGCGCAGGACCATCGCGGTGTGGTCCATCGCCTGCATCTCCTTGATGTCCGCGCCCGCCGCGAACACCTTCTCCCCGCCGTAGAGCACGACTGCGCGCACGTCCTCGCGGCGCGTGGCCTCCTCGGCGAGCTCCTTCAGCCGGTCCTGCGTGGCGACGTCCAGTGCGTTCATCGGCGGCCGGTCCAGGCGCAGCGTGCCGACGCCTTCGGCGACTTCGAGATTCACGGTCATGCGCGCCAGGTTAACGGCCACTAACGCCGACGGGCCCGGTGCCGTTGCTCACAGCGCCGGGCCCGCGTACGCGGTGCTTACTTCTTCCAGTCCGCCCAGCTCATGTTCCAGCCGTTGAGGCCGTTGTCCGGGGAGACCGTGCGGTCGTGGGAGTTCTTGACGATCACCACGTCGCCGACCATGGACTTGTTGAAGAACCAGGCTGCCGGGACGCCGCCGTCGTACCCGCCGCGCACGTCGCGCAGGCCGACGCAGCCGTGGCTGGCGTTGAAGTTGCCGAAGGCGCCGCCACCCCAGTAGTTGCCGTGGATGAAGGTGCCGGAGTCGGTGAG is from Streptomyces seoulensis and encodes:
- a CDS encoding ATP-binding protein, whose translation is MAGLDGIDQPRGHSRAAAARWSPAVEDEQGLRALELFGNPTEAEVPLPSRPESAATARRLAQIVILRHWGLSPKMTEDAVLLVSELVGNAVRHTGARVFGLRMRRRRGWVRVEVRDPSRGLPCLMPVQEMDISGRGLFLVDKLADRWGVDLLPRGKTTWFEMRVADR
- a CDS encoding enoyl-CoA hydratase/isomerase family protein, with amino-acid sequence MTVNLEVAEGVGTLRLDRPPMNALDVATQDRLKELAEEATRREDVRAVVLYGGEKVFAAGADIKEMQAMDHTAMVLRARALQDAFTAVARIPKPVVAAVTGYALGGGCELALCADYRIAGDNAKLGQPEILLGLIPGAGGTQRLARLIGPSKAKNLIFTGRMVKADEALALGLVDRVVPAAEVYEQAHAWAARLAQGPALALRAAKESVDAGLETDIDTGLTIERNWFAGLFATEDRERGMRSFVEEGPGKAKFL